A window of the Cystobacter fuscus genome harbors these coding sequences:
- a CDS encoding PrsW family intramembrane metalloprotease: MSPFALGAAAALPPMLLLWYVHSRDKDPEPRGLLWRTFFWGVALCVPVVPVAFGVHALAVHWGWRMQTWDMALLLAFLGVALPEQCFRLLVLRLYVWNKPAFDEPLDGVVYGATVSLGFAMLENLFYVIALSDEAGPGLAMLRAVTSVPQQAFTGIILGAFVGRARFDEDRARGTWRLASGFAATTLLQGAYYTLLFRGSFPLLPLTLLVLLLEVRWGRRLYKELQAEQRSTNPSVTDAPSLPQPSTLSARLRSFVGAAGLWCCVIAWVVLLAMLFGSPWPWDVDTSDKNGFAASLTIVFTIISLVVRRSGQRDLA; this comes from the coding sequence ATGTCTCCGTTCGCACTCGGGGCCGCCGCCGCCCTGCCCCCCATGCTGTTGCTCTGGTACGTCCACTCACGGGACAAGGATCCCGAGCCACGCGGGCTCCTGTGGCGCACGTTCTTCTGGGGTGTGGCCCTTTGCGTGCCCGTGGTTCCGGTGGCATTCGGCGTCCATGCGCTGGCGGTTCACTGGGGCTGGCGCATGCAGACCTGGGACATGGCGCTGCTGCTGGCCTTCCTCGGTGTCGCCCTGCCCGAGCAGTGTTTCAGGCTGCTCGTGCTGCGCCTGTACGTCTGGAACAAGCCCGCCTTCGACGAGCCCCTGGATGGCGTGGTGTATGGCGCCACGGTCTCGCTCGGCTTCGCGATGCTGGAGAACCTCTTCTACGTGATCGCGCTCTCGGATGAAGCGGGCCCGGGACTGGCGATGCTTCGCGCCGTCACCTCCGTCCCCCAACAGGCCTTCACCGGCATCATCCTGGGCGCCTTCGTGGGCCGCGCCCGCTTCGACGAGGATCGCGCGCGCGGCACCTGGCGGCTGGCCTCCGGATTCGCCGCCACCACCCTGCTGCAGGGTGCCTATTACACCCTCCTCTTCCGGGGCTCCTTCCCTCTCCTCCCACTGACACTCCTGGTGCTCCTGCTCGAGGTGCGCTGGGGCCGGCGCCTCTACAAGGAGCTCCAGGCCGAGCAGCGCTCCACGAATCCCTCCGTGACGGACGCCCCCTCCCTTCCCCAGCCCTCCACCCTCAGCGCGCGGCTGCGCTCGTTCGTGGGAGCGGCGGGCCTGTGGTGCTGCGTGATCGCATGGGTGGTGCTCCTCGCCATGCTCTTCGGTTCACCCTGGCCCTGGGACGTGGACACGAGTGACAAGAACGGATTCGCCGCGTCCTTGACGATCGTGTTCACGATCATCAGCCTGGTCGTCCGTCGCTCGGGACAGAGAGATCTGGCCTAG
- a CDS encoding lytic polysaccharide monooxygenase, whose amino-acid sequence MRKPNKSVSRAAIVGLTSLGLVLPLDAALAHGGLTFPATRTYACYLDGKAGGGGGDLQPTNPACVEAVALGGKNPLWNWFGNLISNAGGRHREIIPDGKLCGPTALFDAYNLAHPAWPTTTLKSGTTITIRYNAWAPHPGTWYQYVTRDGWDPSQPLKWSDLEPAPFDTVTNPPINGSGPDGAEYTWSAQLPVGKSGRHIIYSIWQRSDSPEAFYNCSDVLFDSGAPDNEAPTAPGTPTASGVTGTTADLSWPAAHDNQGVVGYDVYHLMGSTPHRMASPTGTSTRLTGLTPSTAYSFYVVARDAAGNLSPASGVLSFTTTETAPTGNCHVVYTEPNKWSGGFTGNIQITNTGTSAISGWTLQWEFGAGQTVVNGWSAKLFQHHSSVSAENEAWTGTIPPNGSVTFGFNANSPTPNAPAPAAFLLNGTLCTTP is encoded by the coding sequence ATGCGAAAGCCAAACAAGAGCGTGTCTCGTGCAGCGATCGTCGGCCTGACCTCCCTGGGGCTGGTGTTGCCCCTCGACGCGGCGCTGGCCCACGGCGGACTGACGTTCCCCGCGACCCGGACCTACGCCTGCTACCTGGATGGCAAGGCGGGTGGTGGGGGAGGCGATCTGCAACCCACCAATCCGGCCTGTGTCGAGGCCGTGGCCCTGGGCGGAAAGAATCCGCTCTGGAACTGGTTCGGCAACCTCATCAGCAACGCGGGGGGGCGGCACCGGGAGATCATCCCGGACGGGAAGCTGTGCGGACCCACTGCGCTCTTCGACGCCTACAACCTGGCGCACCCGGCCTGGCCCACGACGACCCTGAAGTCGGGCACGACCATCACCATCCGGTACAACGCGTGGGCGCCGCACCCCGGCACCTGGTACCAGTACGTGACCCGGGATGGGTGGGATCCGAGCCAGCCGCTGAAGTGGTCCGATCTGGAGCCGGCACCCTTCGACACGGTCACCAATCCGCCGATCAACGGCAGCGGCCCGGATGGCGCCGAGTACACGTGGAGCGCGCAGTTGCCGGTGGGCAAGAGCGGACGGCACATCATCTATTCCATCTGGCAGCGCTCGGACAGCCCGGAGGCCTTCTACAACTGCTCCGACGTGCTCTTCGACAGCGGCGCGCCGGATAACGAGGCGCCCACCGCCCCTGGGACGCCCACCGCGAGCGGCGTGACCGGGACGACCGCCGACCTGAGCTGGCCCGCCGCGCACGACAACCAGGGCGTGGTGGGCTACGACGTGTACCACCTGATGGGCTCCACCCCCCATCGGATGGCCTCGCCCACGGGCACCTCCACCCGCCTCACGGGCCTGACGCCCTCGACCGCGTACTCCTTCTACGTGGTCGCGCGTGATGCCGCGGGCAACCTCTCCCCGGCCTCCGGCGTGCTCTCGTTCACCACGACCGAGACCGCGCCCACCGGGAACTGCCACGTGGTCTACACCGAGCCCAACAAGTGGTCCGGTGGCTTCACCGGCAACATCCAGATCACCAACACCGGAACCAGCGCCATCTCTGGCTGGACGCTGCAGTGGGAGTTCGGCGCTGGTCAGACGGTCGTGAATGGCTGGAGCGCGAAGCTCTTCCAGCACCATTCCTCGGTGAGCGCGGAGAACGAGGCCTGGACCGGCACCATCCCCCCGAATGGCTCGGTCACCTTCGGGTTCAACGCGAACTCGCCGACGCCCAACGCTCCGGCGCCGGCCGCCTTCCTGCTCAACGGCACGCTCTGCACCACGCCATGA
- a CDS encoding glycoside hydrolase family 9 protein — protein MRKSFLTTPAALLMGLSSVASPLAAQAQTFNYAEALQKSIWFYEAQRSGPLPSNNRVSWRGDSGLNDGADVGKDLTGGWYDAGDHVKFGLPMAASATLLAWSLYEYEDAYQQSGQRAALLDNLRWVNDYFIKAHTAPNELYGQVGAGNADHSWWGPAEVMQMARPAFKIDASCPGSDLAGETAAAMAASSIVFRQADPAYSATLLTHAKQLFTFADTYRGKYSDCITDAKSFYNSWSGYWDELSWAGAWLYLATAESSYLTKAESYTSYWGNENQTPYWSYRWTHNWDDKHFGAQLLLARLTGKDIYKSSTERNLDYWTTGFNGERVRYTPGGLAWLDTWGSLRYAANASFLAFVYSDDIAASDPARATRYRDFADRQVRYMLGENPRNSSYVIGFGANPPRNPHHRTAHGAWADSLSNPVESRHILYGALVGGPDASDAYVDDRSNYTANEVATDYNAAFTGVLAKMYLLHGGTPDPTFPKRETPTTDEFYVEAGINVSGQNFTEIRSYVNNVSSWPARMGDKLSLRYFIDISEVIAAGGSAASLTVSMNYSQGAKVLPLKQWSGNIYYVTVDFTGTPVYPGGQSAFRKEAQFRIAAAVGAAWDPTNDPSYKNLTASAARTSLIPIYDNGVRIFGSEPGPIVVDTIPPALPVGLLAAAANPTQINLSWNANTEPDLAGYNVYRSTTSGFTPSAANRVASGLTTASYSDAGLKASTVYYYKVTAVDTSGNESPASSQSSASTPAPDTLPPAAPAGLKATSASSSQINLSWTASTEADLKGYSVYRSTTSGFTPSAANRIASGLTTASYASTGLTASTAYYYKITAVDTSGNESSASTEVSATTQQAPASSLSVQYRDGDSNSPANNQARPHFRIANGGTAGVPLSELKVRYYFTPDSGESVQVACDYANVNCSNITSTVVQLSTPKTGASHYIEFGFTTGAGSVAAGGDTGEIQIRFNKSNWSNFDETNDYSFDPTKTSFSTTSKMTVFRSGVLVWGTEP, from the coding sequence ATGCGTAAGTCTTTCCTGACAACCCCCGCCGCGCTGCTGATGGGCTTGTCGTCGGTCGCGAGCCCGCTGGCCGCGCAAGCGCAGACGTTCAACTACGCGGAGGCCCTGCAGAAATCCATCTGGTTCTACGAGGCCCAGCGCTCCGGTCCCCTCCCCAGCAACAACCGGGTGAGCTGGCGCGGCGACTCCGGCCTGAACGACGGCGCCGACGTGGGCAAGGATCTGACCGGCGGTTGGTACGATGCCGGCGATCACGTGAAGTTCGGCCTCCCCATGGCCGCCAGCGCGACCCTGCTGGCCTGGTCCCTCTACGAGTACGAGGATGCGTACCAGCAGAGCGGACAGCGCGCCGCGCTCCTGGACAACCTGCGCTGGGTCAATGACTACTTCATCAAGGCGCATACCGCTCCGAACGAGCTGTATGGCCAGGTGGGCGCGGGCAACGCGGACCACTCCTGGTGGGGACCGGCCGAGGTCATGCAGATGGCGCGGCCCGCCTTCAAGATCGACGCTTCCTGCCCCGGCTCGGACCTGGCCGGTGAGACGGCCGCGGCCATGGCCGCCTCGTCCATCGTGTTCAGGCAGGCGGATCCGGCCTACTCGGCCACCTTGTTGACGCACGCCAAACAGCTCTTCACCTTCGCGGACACCTACCGGGGCAAGTACTCCGACTGCATCACGGACGCGAAGTCCTTCTACAACTCCTGGAGTGGCTACTGGGACGAGCTGAGCTGGGCGGGTGCCTGGCTGTACTTGGCCACCGCGGAGAGCAGCTACCTGACGAAGGCCGAGAGCTACACCTCCTACTGGGGCAACGAGAATCAGACGCCCTACTGGAGCTACCGGTGGACGCACAACTGGGATGACAAGCACTTCGGTGCCCAGCTCCTGCTCGCCCGCCTCACGGGCAAGGACATCTACAAGTCCTCCACGGAGCGCAACCTGGATTACTGGACCACCGGCTTCAACGGCGAGCGCGTCCGCTACACGCCGGGTGGGCTCGCCTGGCTGGATACGTGGGGCAGCCTGCGCTACGCCGCGAACGCCTCGTTCCTCGCCTTCGTCTACTCCGACGACATCGCCGCCAGCGATCCGGCCAGGGCCACGCGCTACCGCGACTTCGCCGACCGGCAGGTCCGCTACATGCTCGGCGAGAACCCCCGCAACTCGAGCTACGTGATTGGCTTCGGCGCGAACCCGCCCCGCAACCCGCACCACCGCACGGCGCACGGCGCCTGGGCCGACTCCCTCTCCAACCCGGTCGAGAGCCGGCACATCCTGTATGGCGCCCTGGTGGGTGGCCCGGACGCGTCGGATGCCTACGTGGACGACCGGTCCAACTACACCGCGAACGAGGTCGCCACGGACTACAACGCGGCCTTCACCGGTGTGCTGGCCAAGATGTACCTCCTGCACGGCGGTACGCCCGACCCCACCTTCCCGAAGCGGGAGACGCCCACCACGGACGAGTTCTACGTGGAGGCCGGCATCAACGTGTCCGGCCAGAACTTCACGGAGATCCGCTCGTACGTCAACAACGTCTCGAGCTGGCCCGCCCGCATGGGTGACAAGCTGTCCCTGCGCTACTTCATCGACATCTCCGAGGTCATCGCCGCCGGAGGTTCCGCCGCGAGCCTGACCGTCTCGATGAACTACAGCCAGGGCGCCAAGGTCCTGCCGCTCAAGCAGTGGTCCGGCAACATCTACTACGTCACGGTCGACTTCACCGGCACGCCCGTCTACCCCGGTGGCCAGTCCGCCTTCCGCAAGGAAGCCCAGTTCCGCATCGCCGCCGCGGTGGGCGCCGCGTGGGATCCGACCAATGACCCGTCCTACAAGAACCTGACCGCTTCCGCGGCGAGGACGTCTCTCATTCCCATCTACGACAACGGTGTGCGCATCTTCGGCTCCGAGCCCGGCCCCATCGTGGTCGACACCATCCCCCCCGCGCTCCCGGTCGGTCTGCTGGCCGCCGCGGCCAATCCCACGCAGATCAACCTGAGCTGGAACGCGAACACCGAGCCGGACCTGGCGGGCTACAATGTCTATCGCTCCACCACGAGCGGCTTCACGCCCTCGGCCGCCAACCGGGTCGCCAGCGGCCTCACGACCGCCTCCTACTCCGACGCCGGGCTGAAGGCCTCGACCGTCTACTATTACAAGGTCACGGCCGTCGACACGTCTGGCAACGAGTCCCCCGCGTCCTCGCAGTCCTCCGCGTCCACGCCCGCCCCGGATACCCTTCCGCCCGCGGCTCCGGCAGGCCTGAAGGCCACCTCGGCCAGCTCCAGCCAGATCAACCTGTCCTGGACCGCCAGCACCGAGGCCGACCTGAAGGGCTACAGCGTCTACCGCTCCACGACGAGCGGCTTCACGCCCTCGGCCGCCAACCGGATCGCCAGCGGCCTCACGACCGCCTCCTACGCCAGCACCGGCCTGACCGCCTCGACCGCCTACTATTACAAGATCACGGCCGTCGACACGTCCGGCAACGAGTCCTCCGCGTCCACGGAAGTCTCCGCGACCACGCAGCAGGCCCCCGCCTCCAGCCTCTCGGTCCAGTACCGTGACGGTGATTCCAATTCGCCGGCCAACAACCAGGCCCGGCCCCACTTCCGGATCGCCAACGGGGGAACGGCCGGCGTTCCGCTCTCGGAGCTGAAGGTCCGCTACTACTTCACGCCGGACTCCGGCGAGTCGGTGCAGGTCGCGTGTGACTACGCCAACGTGAACTGCTCGAACATCACCTCCACCGTGGTCCAGCTCTCCACGCCGAAGACGGGTGCCTCGCACTACATCGAGTTCGGCTTCACCACGGGCGCTGGCTCCGTGGCGGCGGGCGGCGACACGGGCGAGATCCAGATCCGCTTCAACAAGAGCAACTGGTCCAACTTCGACGAGACGAACGACTACTCGTTCGACCCCACCAAGACCTCGTTCTCCACGACGAGCAAGATGACCGTGTTCCGCAGCGGCGTCCTCGTCTGGGGCACCGAGCCGTAA
- a CDS encoding glycoside hydrolase family 48 protein has product MFLKPVKAAMTRALCLAIAATVPAQAVAASPRPAPVRTLSKALAGESSAYTQRFLDQYNKIKDPANGYFSPKGVPYHSIETLMVEAPDHGHETTSEAYGYWLWLEAVYGQVTGDWAPFNAAWANMEKYIIPSHADQPTNQYYNASKPATYAAEWDLPKQYPSQLRPEVAVGNDPIAAELQAAYGTSDIYGMHWLLDVDNWYGYGRCGDGTTSPSYINTFQRGSQESVWETVPHPSCDTFAWGKSGHGFLSLFTGDANYSRQWRYTNAPDADARAVQAAYWAHIWAKEQGKEAQVADAVKKAAKMGDYLRYSMFDKYFKRIGDCIGETNCPAGSGKNSMHYLLSWYYSWGGAVDTSAGWAWRIGSSHNHFGYQNPMAAYVLSSTSFLRPLSATGAADWATSLKRQIEFYTWLQSAEGGFAGGATNSWNGRYGQPDNASSFYGMYYDWQPVYHDPPSNQWFGFQAWSVQRVAEYYYVTGDAQAKKLLDKWVAWASQNTKLTTDGKYQVPSTLAWSGTPDTWNPASPGTNSNLHVTVVDHTTDVGVTSAYARTLVFYAARSGNTAAKTLAKELLDRMWTNYQTPKGVAVPEKREDYKRFDDTYNATTGDGVFVPSGWSGTTAQGATVDSNATFLSLRPKYKQDPEWAKVQSFLNGGPVPEFTYHRFWAQADIAMAMADYARLFEGAPPAAGIVASSTDISVAEGGSASFTVSLSAAPAGNVTVSVAKASGDADLFVSSGATLTFTPANWNVGQTVTISAVEDADQTNGTASFKLSATGLSAVSVNATELDNDIPAPPSCTVTVDASNDWGNGHVARVILQNAGTQPISNWKISWTATNDFTLANSWSATFTKTGRSVEVTPQGNSTVPGGSSIEAGYVANYSGAKPVPSGLRLEGQNCNIVVK; this is encoded by the coding sequence ATGTTCTTGAAGCCTGTCAAAGCAGCGATGACGCGTGCCCTCTGTCTGGCCATCGCGGCGACCGTTCCCGCGCAAGCGGTTGCGGCCAGCCCCCGGCCCGCGCCCGTGCGCACGCTGTCCAAGGCGCTCGCGGGTGAGTCTTCCGCCTATACGCAGCGCTTCCTGGATCAGTACAACAAGATCAAGGATCCGGCGAACGGGTACTTCAGCCCCAAGGGCGTGCCCTATCACTCCATCGAGACGCTGATGGTGGAGGCGCCGGACCACGGTCACGAGACCACCTCGGAGGCCTACGGCTATTGGCTGTGGCTGGAGGCGGTGTATGGCCAGGTGACGGGGGACTGGGCGCCCTTCAACGCCGCCTGGGCCAACATGGAGAAGTACATCATCCCCTCGCACGCGGATCAGCCCACCAACCAGTACTACAACGCGAGCAAGCCGGCCACCTACGCCGCGGAGTGGGACTTGCCGAAGCAGTATCCCTCCCAGCTGCGCCCGGAGGTGGCGGTGGGCAACGACCCGATCGCGGCCGAGCTGCAGGCGGCGTACGGCACCAGCGACATCTATGGCATGCACTGGCTGCTGGACGTGGACAACTGGTACGGCTACGGCCGCTGCGGAGATGGCACGACCTCGCCGTCCTACATCAACACCTTCCAGCGCGGCTCGCAGGAGTCCGTGTGGGAGACGGTGCCGCACCCCTCCTGCGACACCTTCGCCTGGGGCAAGTCGGGCCATGGCTTCCTGAGCCTGTTCACGGGTGACGCCAACTACTCGCGCCAGTGGCGCTACACCAACGCGCCGGACGCGGATGCCCGCGCGGTGCAGGCGGCGTACTGGGCCCACATCTGGGCCAAGGAGCAGGGCAAGGAGGCCCAGGTGGCCGATGCCGTCAAGAAGGCGGCGAAGATGGGCGACTACCTGCGCTACTCGATGTTCGACAAGTACTTCAAGCGCATCGGTGATTGCATTGGCGAGACCAACTGCCCCGCGGGCAGTGGCAAGAACAGCATGCACTATCTGCTGTCCTGGTACTACTCGTGGGGTGGTGCCGTCGACACGAGCGCTGGCTGGGCCTGGCGCATCGGCTCGAGCCACAACCACTTCGGCTACCAGAACCCGATGGCGGCCTACGTGCTGAGCAGCACGTCGTTCCTGCGGCCCCTGTCCGCGACCGGCGCCGCCGACTGGGCGACGAGCCTCAAGCGGCAGATCGAGTTCTACACCTGGTTGCAGTCGGCCGAGGGCGGCTTCGCGGGTGGTGCCACGAACAGCTGGAACGGTCGCTACGGGCAGCCGGACAACGCGTCGTCCTTCTACGGCATGTACTACGACTGGCAGCCCGTCTACCACGATCCCCCGAGCAACCAGTGGTTCGGCTTCCAGGCGTGGTCCGTGCAGCGCGTGGCGGAGTACTACTACGTCACGGGTGACGCGCAGGCCAAGAAGCTGCTCGACAAGTGGGTGGCCTGGGCCTCGCAGAACACCAAGCTCACCACGGATGGCAAGTACCAGGTCCCCAGCACCCTGGCGTGGTCGGGTACGCCGGACACCTGGAACCCGGCCTCTCCGGGCACCAACAGCAACCTGCACGTGACGGTCGTGGACCACACCACCGACGTGGGCGTGACGTCGGCGTACGCCCGTACGCTGGTGTTCTACGCCGCCCGGTCCGGCAACACGGCGGCCAAGACCCTGGCCAAGGAGCTGCTCGACCGGATGTGGACGAACTACCAGACGCCCAAGGGCGTGGCCGTGCCCGAGAAGCGCGAGGACTACAAGCGCTTCGACGACACCTACAACGCGACGACGGGCGACGGCGTCTTCGTCCCCTCGGGCTGGTCGGGCACGACGGCCCAGGGCGCGACGGTCGACTCGAACGCCACGTTCCTCAGCCTGCGTCCGAAGTACAAGCAGGATCCGGAGTGGGCGAAGGTGCAGAGCTTCCTCAACGGCGGCCCGGTGCCCGAGTTCACCTACCACCGCTTCTGGGCCCAGGCGGACATCGCCATGGCCATGGCGGACTACGCCCGGCTGTTCGAGGGTGCTCCTCCCGCCGCCGGCATCGTGGCCTCGTCGACGGACATCAGCGTGGCCGAGGGGGGCTCCGCGAGCTTCACGGTGAGCCTGTCCGCCGCCCCCGCGGGCAACGTCACGGTCTCCGTGGCCAAGGCTTCCGGTGACGCGGACCTGTTCGTGTCGTCCGGCGCCACGCTGACCTTCACCCCCGCCAACTGGAACGTGGGGCAGACGGTCACCATCTCCGCGGTGGAGGACGCGGACCAGACGAACGGGACGGCCAGCTTCAAGCTGAGCGCGACGGGCCTGTCGGCGGTGTCCGTCAACGCGACCGAGCTCGACAATGACATCCCGGCCCCGCCGAGCTGCACGGTGACCGTGGACGCCAGCAACGACTGGGGCAACGGTCACGTCGCCCGGGTCATCCTCCAGAACGCGGGCACGCAGCCCATCTCCAACTGGAAGATCAGCTGGACGGCCACCAACGACTTCACGCTGGCCAACTCCTGGAGCGCGACCTTCACGAAGACGGGCCGCTCGGTCGAGGTGACGCCCCAGGGCAACTCGACGGTTCCGGGCGGCAGCAGCATCGAGGCCGGCTACGTGGCCAACTACAGCGGCGCCAAGCCGGTGCCCAGTGGTCTCCGTCTGGAAGGCCAGAACTGCAACATCGTCGTCAAGTGA
- a CDS encoding GH1 family beta-glucosidase, with protein sequence MRFPENFLWGVSTSSYQIEGGAPDDGRGRSIWDTYCATPGKVANGDTGEVACDHYHRYPEDLDLLRDLGAKVYRLSIMWPRVLPEGGGRVNEKGLDFYDRIVDGVLERGMRAWPCLYHWDLPQALQDRGGWTNRDIAGWFTDYTALVARRLGDRVENWVTFNEPSVSAWVGHEEGRHAPGLTDPRAAVRAAHHLNLAHGRAVAVLRELTPRAGVGTVIPIHKARPLPQFQERDAHLVPLFEDKWNGVFLDPIYHGRYPASLADRFAEHVRDGDLAEIHRPIDFVGVNQYFPSYLQQCSNGAWPFQHADPPLYFRRTEMNWAIDGHAFYEALMFVKARYGNPPVYVTENGGAFIDVVGADGRVDDQDRIAYYREYLIGLQRAISEGADVRGFMPWSLLDNFEWARGYAKRFGLVHVDYQTQKRTPKASFHFMRKVIAENALSGI encoded by the coding sequence ATGCGCTTTCCCGAAAACTTTCTGTGGGGGGTGTCCACCTCCAGCTACCAGATTGAAGGCGGCGCCCCGGACGATGGGCGGGGCCGGAGCATCTGGGACACCTACTGCGCGACGCCCGGCAAGGTCGCCAACGGGGACACGGGTGAGGTCGCGTGTGACCACTACCACCGCTACCCCGAGGACCTGGATCTGCTGCGAGACCTGGGCGCCAAGGTCTACCGCCTCTCCATCATGTGGCCGCGGGTGCTCCCCGAGGGGGGGGGCCGGGTCAATGAAAAGGGGCTGGACTTCTACGATCGCATCGTGGACGGCGTGCTCGAGCGCGGCATGCGCGCCTGGCCATGTCTCTATCATTGGGATCTGCCGCAGGCGCTGCAGGACCGCGGCGGCTGGACCAATCGAGACATCGCGGGCTGGTTCACGGATTACACGGCCCTCGTCGCCCGGCGGCTCGGGGATCGCGTCGAGAACTGGGTGACCTTCAACGAGCCGAGCGTCTCGGCCTGGGTCGGGCACGAGGAGGGGCGCCATGCGCCGGGCCTGACGGATCCCCGCGCCGCCGTGCGCGCCGCGCACCACCTCAACCTGGCGCATGGGCGGGCCGTCGCGGTGCTGCGCGAGCTGACGCCCCGCGCCGGCGTGGGCACGGTGATCCCCATCCACAAGGCCCGGCCGCTGCCCCAGTTCCAGGAGCGCGATGCCCACCTGGTGCCGCTCTTCGAGGACAAGTGGAACGGCGTCTTCCTCGATCCCATCTACCACGGCCGGTATCCGGCCTCGCTCGCGGACCGGTTCGCCGAGCACGTGCGCGACGGCGACCTCGCGGAGATCCACCGGCCGATCGACTTCGTGGGCGTCAACCAGTACTTCCCGAGCTACCTCCAGCAGTGCTCGAACGGCGCCTGGCCCTTCCAGCATGCCGACCCGCCACTCTACTTCCGCCGCACGGAGATGAACTGGGCCATCGACGGGCACGCCTTCTACGAGGCGCTCATGTTCGTCAAGGCGCGCTACGGCAACCCGCCCGTCTACGTGACCGAGAACGGCGGGGCCTTCATCGACGTGGTCGGGGCCGATGGCCGGGTTGACGATCAGGACCGTATCGCCTATTACCGGGAATACTTGATCGGATTGCAGCGCGCGATATCGGAGGGAGCGGACGTCCGTGGGTTCATGCCCTGGTCGTTGCTCGACAACTTCGAGTGGGCGCGCGGTTACGCCAAGCGCTTCGGCCTCGTGCATGTGGACTACCAGACCCAGAAGCGCACCCCCAAGGCGTCCTTCCACTTCATGCGGAAAGTGATCGCCGAGAATGCCTTGTCAGGCATCTGA
- a CDS encoding LacI family DNA-binding transcriptional regulator has product MRPAGSERANLKTLATHLGLSISTVSRALKDGPEVRPETIQRVKEAAARFGYVPNIGGIHLRTGRTYKVCSILYAPEVGDYGEPGFLAQVESLSNGMETAGYNLLVLAQTGHQAPLDPVRKIYDQRLADAVVFSRTTPMDERARFCLEKDFPFVSFGRTELQTPHAYVDHDDEHAVFDAVVRLSREGHRKIVLLNPTGGFNYVGLRLRGYQRALGEVGLPWDEALVYQGDLSVRRTREAVRQILQREPSITAIICANQMSIVGTLEGLLESGRDTKRDGVSVVGFGGMPFLTLSEQHVTYYYQPQSRVGAVLAKHLTALLNGEPAENLRTVLPYVRIDDLRLFRTQDEIDLTQEPPRS; this is encoded by the coding sequence ATGCGACCGGCAGGGTCGGAACGAGCGAACCTCAAGACACTGGCCACGCACCTCGGACTGTCGATCAGCACGGTGTCCCGCGCGCTGAAGGACGGTCCGGAGGTCAGGCCGGAGACGATCCAGCGGGTGAAGGAGGCCGCCGCCCGGTTCGGCTACGTGCCGAACATCGGCGGCATCCACCTGCGCACCGGCCGGACGTACAAGGTCTGCTCCATCCTCTACGCGCCCGAGGTCGGTGACTACGGAGAGCCGGGCTTCCTGGCGCAGGTGGAGAGCCTGTCCAACGGCATGGAGACCGCGGGCTACAACCTGCTCGTCCTGGCGCAGACGGGCCACCAGGCGCCGTTGGATCCGGTCCGGAAGATCTACGATCAACGGCTCGCCGACGCGGTCGTCTTCTCGCGCACCACGCCCATGGACGAGCGGGCCCGGTTCTGCCTGGAGAAGGACTTCCCGTTCGTGAGCTTCGGACGGACCGAGCTGCAGACACCGCACGCCTATGTCGACCACGACGACGAGCACGCGGTCTTCGACGCGGTCGTGCGTCTGTCGCGCGAAGGGCACCGGAAGATCGTCCTGCTCAACCCGACGGGCGGGTTCAACTATGTCGGTCTGCGGTTGCGCGGCTATCAGCGGGCACTGGGCGAGGTGGGGCTGCCCTGGGACGAGGCCCTCGTCTACCAGGGAGACCTGTCGGTGCGGCGCACCCGCGAGGCCGTCCGGCAGATCCTGCAGCGTGAGCCCTCCATCACGGCGATCATCTGCGCGAACCAGATGTCCATCGTGGGCACGCTGGAGGGGCTGCTCGAGAGCGGGCGGGACACGAAGCGGGACGGCGTGAGTGTCGTCGGCTTCGGTGGTATGCCCTTCCTCACGCTCTCCGAGCAGCACGTCACCTACTACTACCAGCCGCAGTCGCGCGTCGGCGCCGTGCTGGCCAAACACCTGACCGCGCTCCTCAACGGCGAGCCCGCGGAGAATCTGCGAACGGTGCTGCCCTATGTGCGCATCGATGACCTGCGGCTGTTCCGCACGCAGGACGAGATCGATCTGACCCAGGAGCCTCCGCGCTCTTGA